A stretch of Endozoicomonas sp. SCSIO W0465 DNA encodes these proteins:
- a CDS encoding carboxypeptidase M32 codes for MPPPTANMPGVASAPSQRPENDWQGFSKNLKEVVNLCRQEATVRAEKSNISPYNALLQLYEPGVFTQELDQLFGDLKTWLPDYIQDALDHQSSVSIIEPEGPFPTEKQKALGVDVMQLLGFDFDHGRLDVSTHPFCGGVSEDTRLTTRYKDSNFVEALMGIIHETGHARYQQNLPEQNRELPIAFYRSMGIHEGQSLFFEMQLGRSAPFLSLIQPLIVKHLCNGTSQPAMALANLEKIYTRVRPGFIRVDADEITYPAHIILRYEIERDLVEGNIEVDDIPELWQQKMQDYLGLDVAGDHRNGCMQDIHWPMGSFGYFPSYTLGAMVAAQLFAAQKKAMPDIEELIQHGHLSPIFDWLKSNIWSQGRQYSTAELLTRATGEPLSASYFQQHLKKRYLG; via the coding sequence TTGCCTCCACCCACTGCGAACATGCCTGGCGTAGCCAGCGCCCCGAGCCAGCGCCCCGAGAATGACTGGCAGGGTTTCTCCAAAAACCTGAAAGAAGTGGTTAACCTCTGTCGTCAGGAAGCGACGGTTCGGGCGGAAAAAAGTAATATCTCTCCTTACAATGCCCTTTTGCAACTATATGAACCCGGAGTCTTCACCCAAGAGCTTGATCAGCTCTTTGGTGACCTGAAAACCTGGTTGCCAGACTATATACAGGATGCCCTGGACCACCAGTCGTCAGTCAGCATCATTGAGCCTGAAGGCCCCTTCCCGACAGAAAAACAAAAAGCACTGGGAGTGGATGTGATGCAACTGCTTGGCTTTGATTTTGACCATGGCCGGCTGGATGTCAGCACTCATCCCTTTTGTGGTGGTGTCAGCGAAGATACCCGGCTGACCACCCGCTATAAAGACAGTAATTTCGTTGAAGCACTGATGGGGATCATCCATGAGACCGGCCATGCCCGCTATCAGCAAAATCTGCCAGAGCAGAACCGTGAACTTCCCATTGCCTTTTATCGCTCCATGGGAATCCATGAAGGGCAGAGCCTGTTCTTTGAAATGCAGCTGGGCCGCAGTGCACCATTCCTGTCATTGATACAGCCGTTGATCGTCAAACACCTCTGCAATGGCACGTCACAGCCCGCCATGGCCCTGGCGAATCTGGAAAAAATCTACACCCGGGTTCGCCCCGGCTTTATCCGGGTTGATGCTGATGAGATCACCTACCCGGCTCATATTATTCTGCGCTATGAAATCGAGCGTGACCTGGTTGAGGGAAACATTGAGGTAGATGATATTCCCGAGCTATGGCAGCAGAAAATGCAAGACTACCTGGGTCTGGATGTAGCGGGTGATCACAGGAATGGCTGCATGCAGGATATTCACTGGCCGATGGGTTCGTTCGGTTATTTCCCAAGCTACACGCTCGGTGCCATGGTTGCAGCACAGCTGTTTGCCGCGCAGAAAAAAGCAATGCCTGATATTGAAGAGCTGATTCAACATGGCCATCTTTCACCCATTTTTGACTGGCTGAAAAGCAACATCTGGTCACAGGGACGACAGTATTCCACAGCCGAACTACTGACCAGAGCGACCGGAGAGCCATTATCGGCCAGTTATTTCCAACAGCACCTGAAAAAACGATATCTTGGCTGA